In Desulfitibacter sp. BRH_c19, the sequence TTGGGTGGTGTATTTAGTGGAAAAAAGGCATTTACAGCAACAGCAGGCCCAGGTAATACTTTAATGCAAGAACCAATGTCAATGGCTGAAATGATGAGAGTCCCGGCAGTATTTGTCATATGTCAAAGGGGTGGTCCATCCACAGCTACCGTAATCTATTCTCAGCAAGAAACTACACTAACATGTTTTGGTGGTAATGGTGAAGGCTTGAGAATTGTTTACTCAACAGAAAGTCATCAAGAACTGTTTGACTATACTATCAAAGCCTTTAATACTGCATGGAAATATCGCTTTCCGACCTTTGTTTTAGGAGATGGCTATCAGTCGAAAATGAGAGAATCATTAGTAATGTATGACCCTGAGGCTAGGGGAATAGAGATGGTTAAGCCTGAGCCAATTGTACGCAAACCAGGGATTCCGGGTGTAGATAGAAAACCAATTCACTTACGTAATACATATAACATGGAAGATGAGCTTTATGATGCAGTTATGGACATAGTAAATGACTTTAAGAAGATGTCCCCAGAAGTGGTGGAGTATGCTACGTTTGATTGTGAAGATGCAGATGTATTAATCCTTGCACATGGTGTGGTTTCAAGAGCTGCTCAAGGAGCTGTTAAACAGTTAAGAGAAGAAGGATTAAAAGTGGGACATTTT encodes:
- a CDS encoding ferredoxin oxidoreductase; translated protein: MAAKPIEGEKKVFVTGNEATAWAALAAGADIMYGYPITPQNEIMHYWTRLAPKHGKKFLQTEDEISAGFTCLGGVFSGKKAFTATAGPGNTLMQEPMSMAEMMRVPAVFVICQRGGPSTATVIYSQQETTLTCFGGNGEGLRIVYSTESHQELFDYTIKAFNTAWKYRFPTFVLGDGYQSKMRESLVMYDPEARGIEMVKPEPIVRKPGIPGVDRKPIHLRNTYNMEDELYDAVMDIVNDFKKMSPEVVEYATFDCEDADVLILAHGVVSRAAQGAVKQLREEGLKVGHFRPITLRPFPQEELKKYAKKAKNILVVESAYGQFDKMVKENIYGVSTPIKQYFRPGEGITVEEVVQEAKELI